A single region of the Cryptococcus decagattii chromosome 4, complete sequence genome encodes:
- a CDS encoding transcription elongation factor SPT4, which translates to MPPKSGRAELRACLVCSILQSTNDFLTQGCPNCEDILEMRGSAERVAECTSLLYDGMIAMIEPSESWVARWQRIDKRMRGIYAVRVTGRAPQDVIDAIEARGGVYRPRDAVED; encoded by the exons ATGCCTCCTAAATCTGGAAGAGCGGAGCTCCGTGCTTGTCTTGTCTGTTCCATCTTACAATCCACAAACGACTTTTTAACGCAGGGATGTCCTAATTGCGAAGATATTCTCGAG ATGAGGGGATCGGCTGAAAGAGTGGCAGAATGTACAAGTTTGTTGTATGATGGTATGATTGCGATGATTGAACCGTCCGAGAGCTGGGTTGCGAGATGGCAACGCATAG ATAAAAGGATGAGAGGCATTTATGCTGTGCGAGTGACAGGCCGGGCACCGCAAGATGTAATTGATGCGATTGAAGCCAGAGGTGGTGTTTATAGACCAAGAGATGCGGTTGAAGATTAG